In the Bacteroidales bacterium genome, TCGGCAGAGAACATCACCGAAAAACCGGTGTTTGGCGGCTGTATAGGTCCGTTTTCCCTGGCCGGAAGACTGATGGGCATGACGGAAATTATGACCGAAATGTTTCTTAATCCTGATGCGGTTTTTTTGTTGCTGGAAAAATGCACTCTTTTCCTTCTCGGATATGCCAGAGCGATTAAAGAAACGGGAGTTCAGGGCATGATTATGGCCGAGCCGGCAGCAGGCTTGCTGGCATCTGATCAGTGCGATGCTTTTTCTTCTTCGTTCATCCGCCGAATTGTTGAATCGGTTCAGGACACGAATTTTCTTTTTATTCTTCACAACTGCGGCAATTCAGGGCAATGCACGGCCAGTATGGTGGAAACGGGAGCCGGGGCACTGCATTTTGGAAATGCCATCGACCTGCAGAAAGCAATCAGGGAGGTTCCTGAACATATTCTGGTAATGGGCAACCTTGATCCGGTTGCTGACTTCTGCATGGCAACACCGGAGGAAATGCTGGAAAAGGCAATCAACCTGCTGGAAAAGGTTGGAAAGAACAGAAACTTCATTCTGTCATCGGGTTGCGATGTGCCACCTCAGGCGCCATTGGCAAATATCCGGGCTTTTTACCGGGCTCTCGAAGAGGTTCCATCGTAATAACAACATCCGGGTGTTTACCAGGTGACGGATCAGATTTCTTTATTTCCCTTTCCAGTGAAGCAGTCCTTGATCATCATAGGCCAGGTCACGCTGATCGATCAGCCATTGGACCACCGACACAACTTTGTCTTCAGCAAACAGATGCGCCGTTTCGTCAACAAGGGCTTTCAGAGTCAGGGGGCCTTGTTCCAGTTTTTCCTTAACAGTTTGTGAAATGCTGTTGAATTCGTAGTTGCTCAGACCAATGGCATTTCTTCGTTCGCATACATCGCACTGCCCGCATCGTTCAACATCCTTTTCTCCGAAGTAATTCAGCAAAAAGACACTCCGGCAGGTAGTTTTTCCTTCAGCATAGGTAATCATTGCATCAAGTCTTTCAATGTACCTTGCTTTCCGCGCTTCATAATTGCTGGTCGAAATAAAGAGAGCTTTATCTTCGAGCCGTTCTTCGGTAAAGACGATAACGGGGTTTGTGCGGCGCGGAATGTAGTGCAGTATTTTCTGCTGCTGAAGCTTGAGAAGGTACTGGTACACATCTTCTCTTGTCATTTTGGCCCGGGAAGCCAGCAGGTTTTCGTCGATGGCAACATACTGGGTAAAAAGACCGCTGTAGGAGCGCAGGATGAGTTTGATGAAACTGTCAAAAGCCTCATTGGCTACCTGGAATTTGTAGAGGTCGTCCCGTTCCACCAGAAAATGCAGTTGGGAAGGCATGTTGAGGTCATCGGTAAGTTCGATGTATCCTTCCTGTTCGAGTACTTTCAGTGCGTTATAGGCAACCAGGCTGTGCAATTGGTATCTTCTGCAGAAGTCGAACAGGTCAAAGTCAAATGCCTGTCCTTTGGCTCCGCCTACCGGAACCTGGAAGTAATTGCCAAGGGCGGTATATACCCTGCGGATGGTTTCCAGTTCAGGAAAGTTTACCGGGATTCGTTTTGTGGCATTGGCCTTGTCGGATGGGTGAAACAGAAGAATGGCCCATGCTTTTTTACCGTCGCGCCCGGCTCTTCCGGCCTCCTGAAAATATGCCTCAGGGCTGTCGGGCAGGTCAAAATGAATTACGAAGCGCACATCGGGTTTATCAATTCCCATTCCGAAAGCATTGGTGGCCACTATAATCCGTATTTTGCCCTGTTTCCACAACATTTCCTTTTCGGTACGGAGCTGATTGGAAAGTCCTGCGTGATAAAAATCGGCTGAAATTCCCTGGTGAATCAGATAGTCGGCAATTTCGCGCGTGCGTTTACGGTTCCTCACATAAATAATTCCCGAACCCTGAATGTTTTTTGCAATGCGCAGAAGGTACTCCTGTTTGTTTTCAACCTGGCGCACCAGGTAAACCAGGTTTTTCCGTTCAAAGCTCATGCGGAGGATATTCTTTTCACGGAAACGGAGCTTTTCCATGATATCCTCGGCTACTTTGGGTGTTGCTGTAGCGGTAAGAGCCAGTATTGGGGCATCGGGCAGAATATCGCGCAGTTCGGCAATCCGCAGGTAGGAAGGCCTGAAATCGTAGCCCCACTGGCTGATGCAGTGGGCTTCATCGACCACAATAAAACTGACCGGCATTTTTTCAACACGGGCGCGGAAGATATCGGTACCCAGCCTTTCAGGGGAACAGTAAAGGAACTTGAAATCGCCGTAAACGGCATTATCGAGGGCAATGTCGATTTCCCTTCGTGTCATTCCTGAATAAACAGCCAGTGCCTTGATTCCTTTTTGTTTCAGTTGTTCAACCTGGTCGCGCATCAGGGCAATGAGCGGGGTTACAACAATGCATATTCCTTCCCTTGCCAGGGCAGGCACCTGGAAGGTAACGGATTTTCCTCCTCCGGTAGGCATCAGGCCCAGGGTGTCATGTCCGCCGGCAACCGACCGGATGATTTCTTCCTGCATGGGCCGGAAGGCCGAATACCCCCAATACTTCAACAAGATGTTACGGAATTGTTCCATTAGCCAGTTTATTAACTTTTTCCGGCCTTGTAAAGTTCATTCAATTCGTTGATACTTTTTTTTGTAATTTGGCACACTCGAATTTAACAAATATTTAGCGATGTCATTTCTCAGAGATAAAGTTACTGACGAAGGTTTAACCTTCGACGATGTGTTGCTGATTCCGTCCTATTCGGAAGTTATGCCGCGTGAGGTTAATATTTCCTCCCGGTTCAGCAGAAATATTCCCCTGAATACTCCGATTATATCGGCGGCAATGGATACTGTTACCGAAGAAAAACTGGCTATAGCCATTGCAAGGGAAGGAGGAATCGGGGTGATTCATAAAAACATGAGCATTGAAGAACAGGCAATGCAGGTGCGCAAGGTTAAGCGTGCCGAGAATGTAATGATTTTTGACCCGATTACCATTCACCCCGAAAATACGGTTTCGGAAGCTCTTAATCTGATGCAGGAATTTAAGATCGGAGGAATTCCCGTTGTAAACAATGAGGATATTCTGATTGGTATTATTACCAACAGGGATCTGCGTTTTGAAACCAATCCGCGACGCCCGGTCGGGGAAGTTATGACCCGCTCCAACATTATTACCACCAACCAGGAGACCAACCTGGAGAAGGCTGCACAGATTCTGCAGAGGCACAAGATAGAAAAACTCCCCATTGTAGATGAAAAAGGGAAGCTAATTGGTCTGATTACCTACAAAGATATTACCAAATCGAAAGACAGGCCCAACGCCTGCAAGGATGGAAAGGGCCGGCTCAGGGTGGCTGCCGCAGTGGGAATAGCTTCCGACACGCCGGAACGTGTTGAGGCACTCAAGAATGCTGATGTGGACGCTGTTGTTATTGACACGGCGCACGGCCATAGCAGGGGAGTCATTGAGATGTTGCGGCTTATCAAGAAAACATGGCCTTCATTGGAAGTTGTTGCCGGTAATATCGGAACGGCAGAGGCAGCAAAAGCTCTTCTTGATGCAGGTGCTGATGCGGTGAAGGTCGGTATAGGCCCTGGTTCCATCTGCACCACCCGAATCATTGCCGGTGTCGGGATTCCCCAGCTTTCGGCCATTTATGAGGTTTACAGGGCCCTCAAAGGTACTGGCATTCCTATCATTGCCGATGGCGGGATACGGTATTCGGGAGATATTGTCAAAGCTCTTGCTGCAGGAGCCGATACGGTTATGGCAGGGAACCTTTTCGCCGGAACGGAAGAGTCTCCGGGTGATACCATTATATACAACGGCCGGAAATATAAATCGTACCGCGGCATGGGATCTATTGAAGCCATGCAGAAAGGTTCAAAAGACAGGTATTTTCAGGATGTGGAAGATGATATTAAAAAACTGGTCCCCGAAGGGATTGAAGCACGTGTGCCTTATAAAGGTACCCTTTCGGAAGTAATCTACCAGCTTATCGGTGGGCTCAGGGCCGGAATGGGTTACTGTGGTGCAGGAAATATTGATGAACTCCACAATGCACGCTTTATACGGATTACCTCTTCCGGCATTATTGAGAGTCATCCCCATGATGTTTCCATTACAAGGGAATCTCCCAATTATAGCCGTGAATACTAAACATTCTTTCCATACCGTTATTTTCTCAAAACCTTTTCTTATGGTGAAGTTCTATCAGTGCGTACTTGCATTTTTTCTGCTACCATGCGCCATTCAGGCTCAGGATGAAATTCTCATGCGGATTCATGGTAAACCCGTTACAAAATCGGAATTTGAAAGAATCTATCATAAGAACAATGCCCAGGAAAATGCATCCGACCCGGCGCAAATACGCGATTATCTTACCCTGTTTGTCAATTTTAAATTAAAGGTAACGGAAGCCGAGCAACTGGGGCTTGATACCCTGGCATCGTTCCGCCAGGAGCTTCAGGGATACCGCGATCAGCTTGCCAGGTCGTACCTGAAAGATACTATTGCCGAAGAGGAATTTGCCCGGCAGGAATATGAACGCATGAAATGGGAAGTGAAGGCGGCGCATATTTTTGTGCGTTTTCCGATTGATGCCGCACCGGAAGATACATTGAAAGCATGGAACAAACTGGCCGAAGCCAGCCGCAGATTAAAGAAAGGGGAACCCTTTGAAAAGGTTGCCCGTGAATTGTCGGAAGATCCATCCACTGCCCCAAATGGAGGGAGCCTCGGTTATTTTACCGCTCTTTCCATGATTTACCCTTTTGAAAATGCGGCCTACAGTCTTCAACCCGGTCAGATTTCCGCTCCGCTTCGCAGTTCGGCAGGGTATCATCTGATCAAACTTTATGAACGTCGCCCCTCAAGAGGGGAGGTTCGTGTGGCCCACATCATGAAAGCCGTGCCCCGTGGAAGCGGCGACTCAGCATTCGTAAAGGCTGAAAAGGAAATTGCGGCGATTTACGATAGTTTACTGGCAGGAAAGGATTTTTCCGAGATGGCTTCCCGATATTCCGACGATAAATATTCGGGCATGCAGGGTGGAGCCTTGCCCTGGTTTGCGGCCGGCCGGATGGTTCCTGAATTCCAGGAAGCAGCATTCGCCCTGCAGAATCCGGGCGAAATAAGCAAACCCATAAGAACCCCTTACGGATACCATATTATTAAACTTCTGGAAAAACGAACCCTGGCCCCTTATGAGGAACTGCGCAGCGCACTTAAAAATCAGATCAGTCAGATGGGCTTTTCCTCCGTAGTGCAGGAAGCTACCAGCAGAAAGCTTAAAGCAGAATATGGTTTTACAGAATATCCCGAAGCCCTGAAAGCATTTTATCAGGTTATTGATTCCAGCTTCCTGAAAAATAAGGAAAAATGGGGGATAGACCATTTCAAAGGGATGAACAGCATTATGTTTACCATAGCAGATGAACGTTATACGCAGCAGGACTTTGCCCGTTTTATACTGGACAGAGGGCAAACCCGCAAACGCTATAACCCCTATTATTTTGTCACAAGTCTGTACAAGGATTTTACCGAAAATATGCTGCAGCAATACCAGAAGAATCATCTTGAAGAAAAATATCCTGAATTCCGGTATCTGATGCAGGAATACCATGATGGAATTCTGCTCTTTGATCTGACCGATAAGGTCGTCTGGTCAAAAGCGGCCACTGATACGGCCGGGCTGGAAGCGTTCTATAAAAAGAATATGAAGAAATACCAGTGGGGCGAGCGGCTTGATGCAGCAATTTATACCTGTAAAGACAGCACAACGGCTCTGAAGGCAATTAAACTGGCACCGCAACGTGAGAAAAAAAGGCTCTCTGCCGAATGGCTTGCGGCAAAAGTTTGTCCTGAAGATACTGCCCGTTCCTGTGTGAAAATTGAAGAACTAAAAGTTGAAAAAGGTGACAATCCGGTAGTGGAAAAAGCCGGATGGTCAACCGGAATTTCCGGCCTCATACCCGACAATGGGAAGGTGGTTTTTGTTGTGAAAAGGAAAATGATACCGCCTTCGCAAAAAACGTTGCAGGAGGCTCGCGGTCTGGTTATTGCCGATTACCAGGATGAACTGGAAAAACGATGGGTAGAGGAATTAAGAGCGAAGTACAAAGTTGAAATCAATGAAGAGGTATTGGGTAAGGTGAAATAGAAATAGCATCTGTATTTACAAAGCAAAGCGGTAACGATTATGGATCGTTCGAAGAATATACTTTCTGAAGCATCAGGTAAAACCTGCGCGGGATTAATGCCTGCCGGGAAACGCATCTGTTTTCTGGTTCTTTTGTTAGCAGTTCTTGCAGGTTGTTCCAGAAGCAGAAAAGATCTTGGCAAACCCGTTGCAATGGTAGGGAGCAAATATCTGTATGAATCACAGCTACCCGCACTGAGCGGCCCCGGCATTTCTGCCCAGGATAGCATCCGTATCCGAAAATCCTATATCGACAAATGGATACGCCGGCAGCTGCTTCTCGAAAAAGCAGAGCAAAACCTCACCAGTGAACAGAAAGACGTAACAGATCAGCTGGAAGAATACAGGGCATCCCTGCTTATTTACAAATATCAGGATATGCTGATGAGACAGCAGATGGATACCATTGTTTCTGAAGATGAAATTCAAAAATATTATACAGAACACAGCGGAAGCTTCATTCTTAATCAGCCTGTCTTCAAAGGGCTTTTCCTGATGCTTCCCCTGAATGCTCCTAACCTGCAGAAAGTGAGGGAATGGACGCGTTCCCCCAATGAAGAAAATATCAAAAACCTCGAAAGCTATTGTTTTCAGTACGCCAGGAAGTATGATTATTTTAATGACCAGTGGACCTATTTTCAGAATCTTTTGCTGCTCGCCCCCGGCCTTAAACTCAATCCGGAGCAGTTTCTGAGGGCATATAAATTCTATGAATACAGCGATTCATTGAATATTTATATGATCGGTATCCGGGATTACCTGCTGCCGGGTGCAGTTTCTCCCCTTGATCTCGTCAGGGATGATATCAGGGCCATTTTGTTGAACCGGCGAAAGCTCGAATTTATAAAAGACCTCGAAAACAAAATTTATAATCAGGCATACGATAAAGCCAAAGTGAAAATTTTTGAAAATAAGTAAACATAATGAAACGATTACTCAGGCGGTTGGTATTTAATGGTGTGGTTTTTCTTTTACCTTATGCAGTCAGCGCACAGTCGTATGTGCTTGACAGGTTGGTGGCAGTGGTTGGGGATGAAATCATTCTTCAGTCGGATATTGAAGGTCAGTATCTTCAGATGAGAGCACAGGGAATGATTCCCGGCCCGGATGCAAAATGTCAGATTTTCGAAAGCCTTCTTGAGCAAAAACTTCTTGTGGCACAGGCAAAAGCCGACAGCATTGAAGTTACCGACAACAGCGTGCAGATTGAACTGGATCAGCGAATGAGCTATTTTGTCAGCATTGTTGGCTCCGAGAAGGCTCTTGAGGAATATTTCGGGAAATCCATTCTCGAGATTAAGGACGACTTCCGGGAACTGATAAGGGAAAAACAGCTGACCGAGAAAATGAAGGACAAGATTACAGGTTCGGTAAAGATTACACCTTCGGAAGTGAAGGAATTTTACCGGAGCCTGCCCAAGGACAGCCTGCCGGTTATCCCGGTGCAGTATGAGGTTCAGCAGATAGTGGTCAATCCTGAAATTCCGGAGGAACTGATACTGGATGTCAAAGACCGTTTGCTCAGTTTGCGGAAACGGATTCTCAACGGCGAAAGTTTTGCCACACTGGCGGTGCTGTATTCAGAGGATAAGGAATCAGCCATGCGGGGAGGAGAAATCGGCTTCATGGCAAAAAGCGACCTGGATCCGGAATATGCCAAAGCCGCAT is a window encoding:
- a CDS encoding RecQ family ATP-dependent DNA helicase, with product MEQFRNILLKYWGYSAFRPMQEEIIRSVAGGHDTLGLMPTGGGKSVTFQVPALAREGICIVVTPLIALMRDQVEQLKQKGIKALAVYSGMTRREIDIALDNAVYGDFKFLYCSPERLGTDIFRARVEKMPVSFIVVDEAHCISQWGYDFRPSYLRIAELRDILPDAPILALTATATPKVAEDIMEKLRFREKNILRMSFERKNLVYLVRQVENKQEYLLRIAKNIQGSGIIYVRNRKRTREIADYLIHQGISADFYHAGLSNQLRTEKEMLWKQGKIRIIVATNAFGMGIDKPDVRFVIHFDLPDSPEAYFQEAGRAGRDGKKAWAILLFHPSDKANATKRIPVNFPELETIRRVYTALGNYFQVPVGGAKGQAFDFDLFDFCRRYQLHSLVAYNALKVLEQEGYIELTDDLNMPSQLHFLVERDDLYKFQVANEAFDSFIKLILRSYSGLFTQYVAIDENLLASRAKMTREDVYQYLLKLQQQKILHYIPRRTNPVIVFTEERLEDKALFISTSNYEARKARYIERLDAMITYAEGKTTCRSVFLLNYFGEKDVERCGQCDVCERRNAIGLSNYEFNSISQTVKEKLEQGPLTLKALVDETAHLFAEDKVVSVVQWLIDQRDLAYDDQGLLHWKGK
- a CDS encoding peptidylprolyl isomerase, giving the protein MKRLLRRLVFNGVVFLLPYAVSAQSYVLDRLVAVVGDEIILQSDIEGQYLQMRAQGMIPGPDAKCQIFESLLEQKLLVAQAKADSIEVTDNSVQIELDQRMSYFVSIVGSEKALEEYFGKSILEIKDDFRELIREKQLTEKMKDKITGSVKITPSEVKEFYRSLPKDSLPVIPVQYEVQQIVVNPEIPEELILDVKDRLLSLRKRILNGESFATLAVLYSEDKESAMRGGEIGFMAKSDLDPEYAKAAFSLKENGVSSIVESEFGFHIIQLIERKGDRVNTRHILMKPKVPADAIEKAKGRLDTLARYIRNDSISFEQAVFRYTMDVNTALNGGLVFNKQTGSSLLTLEEFTPEERVWLEKLKPGEISDPIVTKNDKQKTVLKIIRLKRKVEEHKANLDMDYVMLQNAALSQKKNKILEDWIREKQKNTFIQLFGPLKQCQFHYSGWIKSGV
- the guaB gene encoding IMP dehydrogenase; the protein is MSFLRDKVTDEGLTFDDVLLIPSYSEVMPREVNISSRFSRNIPLNTPIISAAMDTVTEEKLAIAIAREGGIGVIHKNMSIEEQAMQVRKVKRAENVMIFDPITIHPENTVSEALNLMQEFKIGGIPVVNNEDILIGIITNRDLRFETNPRRPVGEVMTRSNIITTNQETNLEKAAQILQRHKIEKLPIVDEKGKLIGLITYKDITKSKDRPNACKDGKGRLRVAAAVGIASDTPERVEALKNADVDAVVIDTAHGHSRGVIEMLRLIKKTWPSLEVVAGNIGTAEAAKALLDAGADAVKVGIGPGSICTTRIIAGVGIPQLSAIYEVYRALKGTGIPIIADGGIRYSGDIVKALAAGADTVMAGNLFAGTEESPGDTIIYNGRKYKSYRGMGSIEAMQKGSKDRYFQDVEDDIKKLVPEGIEARVPYKGTLSEVIYQLIGGLRAGMGYCGAGNIDELHNARFIRITSSGIIESHPHDVSITRESPNYSREY
- a CDS encoding methylcobamide--CoM methyltransferase; translated protein: MNISMQQWTEEVMKSPARKAIPILTHPGIQLIGRKVSDAVTNGYVHYCAIKRLQEEFPSAAATTIMDLTVEAEAFGCRIRLEENEIPAVALPVINKADDIKGLKIPSLLTGRIPEYLKAMQLSAENITEKPVFGGCIGPFSLAGRLMGMTEIMTEMFLNPDAVFLLLEKCTLFLLGYARAIKETGVQGMIMAEPAAGLLASDQCDAFSSSFIRRIVESVQDTNFLFILHNCGNSGQCTASMVETGAGALHFGNAIDLQKAIREVPEHILVMGNLDPVADFCMATPEEMLEKAINLLEKVGKNRNFILSSGCDVPPQAPLANIRAFYRALEEVPS